ACGGATATGGTGTTTCGACAATTCCTCGATCGCAAAGACGATTCCACCGAGCGGCGTATTGAATGCCGCAGCCAAGCCGGCTGCCCCGCCCGCCAGGATCACGTTGCTCGCGGTAACGGATGTCCACCATTTCGGAAGCCGGTCGTGCACCAGCTTGAAGATCGCCGCTGCGACCTGTATGGTCGGACCCTCTCGACCGAGTATTCCACCGCCGATGACTTTGATGGTACTGGAGATCACTTTCACGAGGATGATCTTCCAACTCAGCAATTGATCTACGAACGGGTTCCTGCCGCGCTGACTCAATTCGATCGAGGCCATCACTTGCGGAATTCCGCTTCCGCGGGCAAATGGCGCATAGCGCCACACCAGCCACCAGGACGCCAGGAAACAAACCGGCGTGACAACGAAGATCGCGTACCGGTTGTAGGCCAGTAGTGTGTGCGAAAACACCTCGGCGTAATGAAAGACCCGGCTGTAAGCATACGCGAATACACCGGTGATCGTGGCGGCTACGATGAATGGGAAGAACTGCAGGAACTGCAACTTCAACCTCGAGCGTGTCTGAATCGCCTTGTCGTATCGGTTCTTCAGGTACGTGTTGGTGTAACGAACCAAACGGGTACGTTGCAATCGTTGCCACCAACCTTCGTTCATCATATTCCTGACTGATTCGGGCACAAAATCCGACTCCCAAAGATGGTCGGCACTCAAATCACAACAGCCCTACCGTTGAACGAATATAAGAAAGATGTGCAGAGGTGAATAAGTCGACAATAGGAAGAATCCGTTAATGCGTTAACCTTAACATGGCAAACATCCGTCTACGCCAGCAGGAACCGGATGCTTCATCCGTTCATCACCCGGACAAGCGTAGCAATGGCGATGCCCACCACGATCGTCGTATAGATCTCCTTGTTATACTTCGCCAGCCATTCGGGCAGGTAAATGTCGAAGTTCGCCTTGGTCGAATCGGAATACCGCCTCGCCCAAACCGTTAGCGGACAAAACATGTTGAACAACAACAAGGTCAATCCTTCGCCAACGATCAAGCCATAACAGATCCAGAGTCGCCGATCGATCTTGCCGACAATCACGGCATACAGCATGTACCCGATGACCAGGTTGAAGAAAATCCAAATCGCGGTATGGACCAGCTTGATCAGCCGAAGTTTGATTTGGTCCGTCATCATTGGGATCACATCGGTTCCACGAAGTACATGTCGACCTCGCCTTTGCCTTTCGCGCTGATCTTTCCACGATGACTGCAAGCGAAACGGTCCTTAACTAATGCATAGGTCGTACTGGAAACATTGACCTTTCCCGCTTCGCCGCTGCTCTCCATCCGACTGGCGGTGTTGACCGTGTCGCCCCAGATGTCGTATTGGAATTTTTTCACGCCGACAATCCCTGCCACGACCGGGCCGGTATGCACGCCGATGCGCACTTCGAAATACGGATGGCCGGCGGACAGTTTCTTTGATTTACCCGCTGCGATGAAGTCTCGCATCTCCAGCGCGGCCCTGACTACATCCGCGGCATGCGTCGAATTGGGCGTGGGCAATCCCCCGGCAGCCATGTAGGAGTCGCCGATGGTCTTGATCTTCTCGATCCCGTACTTTTCGGTGATCCGGTCGAACGCGCTGAAGCACTCGTTGAGATCACGTACCAGTTCCTTCGGACTGAGCGATTCACTCATCGCGGTAAAGCCTTTGAAATCGGTGAATAGCACGGTCGCCTGATCGATCTGCACGGCATCCGCTTCGCCTTTCGCTTTCAGTTCCTCGGCCACTTCTTCAGGAAGAATGTTGAGGAGCAACTCGTCGCTTCGTTTTTTCTCCTTGCTGATCCGGTTACGCTGCCGGTAGACCACGACCAGGAAGATGAGCGCACCGCCCAGGCCGGCCGTTATGGAATTCCGGATGTTCCGTTGCCGAATATCCTTCTTCTCCTGCTCAGCTTTCGCGGCCGCTTCCTTCTTTTCAAACTCGTACTGAAGGGTCGTCTGAGCGAACTTGCGGTCGCGTTCCATGTTGAAGATGGAATCGTTGAGCATCTTGAAACGTACCTGCTGTCGATACGCGGCACTGAAGTTGCCGGCCATCGCCTCGATCTTACTCTGGGTCTCAAGTGCATTCGACAGTGCGTTGAGGTCGCCTAGGGATTCCAGTAAAGTAACGGCACTGTCGGCATGCATGCGGGCCATCCGGACGTAATGGCCCGGCATGCCATTCACCGGTTTGGTCTCCGCGAGTCCGAGGTAGGTTCCCGCAAGGCCGGCGTGTTCGTAGCCGGCATTGGCCATGAGTTCGGGTTCGCGCGACAAGGCCAGGGCGGAGTCGAATCGTTCCAACGCCACTTCGTAGCGCTTCATGAGCAGGGCCATCTGCCCAAGGTTACTGAGGTTGCGTTCGACTCCTTCGAAATCCTCAAGCTTCCGGTACAGGTCGAGCGACGCGCGGAAATACCCTTCGGCCTTGAGGTGTTCACCCATGGATCCATACACACTCCCGATGTTACCGACGGCCAGTGCCTTGCCAGCGGTTGCGTTCAGGTCCTCATAGACTTTCTTCGCTTTGAGGTAATACTCCAGTGCTTCCTTGTAATCGGATTGCGCGAGGTAGTGATTGCCGATATTGATCAGGCAGTTGGCTTGCCCGTTCTTATTACCGCTCTTTTCGAAATACCGTAAAGCATCGAATGCATACTCCAATGCCTTGGGGAAATCCGACATGCTTGCATAAATACCTCCGATGTTGTTCAATATCGAAGCAATCCCTTCTGCGTCGTCGATTTTTTTCTGGTGCTCCAGCGACCGGAATAGATAATCCAGCGCGAGTTTATACACACCCATCTGCGTGTACCAGTTGCCCAGGAAATAGCAGACTTCCGAAACGACCTTTTCATCTTTGAGGGCTTCGGCGGTCTTCAACGCCTGCAAGCCGTATTCAATGGAAGATGCCGAGTCGGTAAAGAACGTAGCCCTGCTCAGGGAAAGCAGGATGGTCACTTTGTTCGTGTCTTGCGGGGCCTTGGACAACGCCAGCGTAAGGGAGTCGATCCGGTCTTGGCCGCGCAACTGCGCGTTTGCAAAAGGCGCAAGCAGCATCAGCAAGCACAGGAGAGAGAGGGGCGTAAGTGCTTTCATACGTGTATTCGTTCAAATCGTGATTGGACCGGCAACCATCGGATGGCCCGCATCCAAGATAATAAAAGGAGCTGTACCGGATTCCTTACCGGAACTGGATTTTGTTGGTACATTTCGGGAGTTTCAACGTTCTTCCCGGCATGAAAATCCTGGCTCTTGTACTCATGGTCCTGACCGTTCTGGTCATCGCCGGTTTCGGATTCGCCTATTTGCTCGGATTCGTGATGTCCTTCGACGCCCTGGGCTCCGACAAGGATCCTGACGCCTGGAGTTTTCGGATCCTGATGCTGGGGCCCATCGTGATTTTTCTTTCGCTGTTTGTCCTGTCCATCCGCGCCTACTCAGCCGGCCAGTACAAGCGCTCCGTCCTGATGGGAGCTGCCACACCGGTGATCGGACTTGGAATGTTCGGAGCCATGTCCCTTTCGTCTGTCGCTTCTTATAAATCATACCAGAAAGAAGAAGCTCGACAACGCGAACTGGAAAAGCGTTATCCGGTACAACGCTTTACCCGTCCGGCGGAGGGCGGGACCGACACCCTGATCGTATGGCCCAGCGGAATCGTGGCTTACCGCCTCTATATGGGACCCGACAAACCCGTTTGGGGAGGACCGTTCGGCGACCTGAGCGATGATCGCCGTACTATTCTTTACAAGGCGAGTAAGGATAATAAGTTAAAGCCGGAAGAGCTGGATCAATTCAAAGATGAAACCGGCCGCAACCTGACTGAAGTTTATACTGTCATCAATAAAACAACAGGAGGGGATTTCTAAGTAGTACTTGCTATCAAGTGCAAATCTCCGTATGCATTGCCGGTATTTATCGAACGACAGGCAAAGAAATTGCAAATAATTCTTCCCGTACTTGCGATAACTCCATTTTCATATTTTCAATGGCAGCTTCCGAATCAAATTTGACTTTTATAAGCAATTCGCGATAATAATCTATTCCGTTAGCAAGGTTCTCACGAAATGTCAAAAGACCTGACTGCTTACGGTCGGACCAAATTGCTTGTACTTCCCTCACTTCCTTGCGAAAATGATTCATGTACAATTTCAACTCATTTATAAATACCGAGGGTCGATACAAGCCATTCCGAATATTCCCTCTTCCGTAGATATGATCTGCCATCTCTCTTAAAGTAAAGGTCCCGGAAAAATAAGCAAGGTTCGGTCCCGGACAAACCGACACTGCCGGTACCTTCTTAGGGTTTGAAAGTTGGTTTGTAATCATTGCCGGTGCAGCCAATCCTTCGCACAGGCACTCCTTTTCCAATATGCTCTGTTCTGCTCTAAGCCGTTGCTCACCTTCTGGAAGTTCTTGTTTGATTTTATCAAGCTTCTTTTCCTGATAAGCCCGTGATGAAGTACATAACGGCATGCCTTCAAATTCGGTGTTAAACGCAAGAAACTTCTTCTTACAAGGACTCCCGGGCCGGCCCTTCCGAATCCGTTCATTCCGTTCTACATTTCCACTGCTCTTTCGGAAATTATGGAATGCTATTCCCAAGGGGGAAGCGTTACTTAAATAATAATCTTCCGGCGAGGCGGTGCTGAGCTGACCTAAGGTATAGGGATCCACGTTTGTCGCCTCCGGGACCAAGAGAAATGGGCTTCCCCAGCCTGTAGCATAAAGATCATAATGCTCCAATAGGAACTGTTGCTCTGCAAAAGTCCCTATTCCTCCTTGCGCTGTGATACGGATGGAAGGTATTTCAAGAGGCAAGGGAAGTTGTCGACCCTTCAATGCGGAAAGATAAAGCGTTTCCAGTTCCTTGATCAGCTCGTGACGACGGGAACGGAATTCCTCGAGTATAGGCCCTAACAGATAGCCATCGGTGGGGAATGCATGACCACCGCAATTCAATCCGCTTTCTACCCGAAACTCCGATACCCAGAGTCCTCGCTTTGCCAGGAATTTACCCTGAATAAGGGCCGAACGGAAATCACTGACCTTCAATATGATCTTCTTTCGTATCAACCCGGATGCATTGGGCAGGAAGTCGGGAAATGATTCACAATAAGAATAAAGTCGTGGATTCATCCCCGCGGAAAAAATGACAGCAGATTCCAGATCACTGTTTGCAAAACCTCGTAACGCGGCCATTGCGTCCGCAAATTCTGCCGGGAGGGGCTCTCCATTCCTATCATAATTGATACGGTCACACTTTGTCATGATGTTAACATCAAT
This DNA window, taken from Bacteroidota bacterium, encodes the following:
- a CDS encoding tetratricopeptide repeat protein, whose product is MKALTPLSLLCLLMLLAPFANAQLRGQDRIDSLTLALSKAPQDTNKVTILLSLSRATFFTDSASSIEYGLQALKTAEALKDEKVVSEVCYFLGNWYTQMGVYKLALDYLFRSLEHQKKIDDAEGIASILNNIGGIYASMSDFPKALEYAFDALRYFEKSGNKNGQANCLINIGNHYLAQSDYKEALEYYLKAKKVYEDLNATAGKALAVGNIGSVYGSMGEHLKAEGYFRASLDLYRKLEDFEGVERNLSNLGQMALLMKRYEVALERFDSALALSREPELMANAGYEHAGLAGTYLGLAETKPVNGMPGHYVRMARMHADSAVTLLESLGDLNALSNALETQSKIEAMAGNFSAAYRQQVRFKMLNDSIFNMERDRKFAQTTLQYEFEKKEAAAKAEQEKKDIRQRNIRNSITAGLGGALIFLVVVYRQRNRISKEKKRSDELLLNILPEEVAEELKAKGEADAVQIDQATVLFTDFKGFTAMSESLSPKELVRDLNECFSAFDRITEKYGIEKIKTIGDSYMAAGGLPTPNSTHAADVVRAALEMRDFIAAGKSKKLSAGHPYFEVRIGVHTGPVVAGIVGVKKFQYDIWGDTVNTASRMESSGEAGKVNVSSTTYALVKDRFACSHRGKISAKGKGEVDMYFVEPM